A region from the Salminus brasiliensis chromosome 22, fSalBra1.hap2, whole genome shotgun sequence genome encodes:
- the gngt2b gene encoding guanine nucleotide-binding protein G(I)/G(S)/G(O) subunit gamma-T2b: MARDMSDKDIMKMELDQLKIEVNTSRTAVSATAPELIAYIEAQSAEDPLIKGVPEDKNPFKEKGGCIIT, translated from the exons ATGGCTCGGGACATGTCAGATAAAGACATCATGAAGATGGAGCTGGATCAGCTGAAGATAGAGGTCAACACGTCCAGGACTGCA GTTTCTGCCACAGCTCCTGAGCTCATCGCCTACATTGAGGCCCAGTCTGCAGAAGACCCGCTGATCAAAGGAGTTCCTGAGGATAAGAACCCCTTTAAGGAGAAGGGAGGCTGCATCATCACATAG
- the tmem101 gene encoding transmembrane protein 101 yields MAAPSRREALRLLSQLGAFILTRFGFWNCFSMLMLFAERADVKRKPDIQVPYLNVDMGAAVLCASFMSFGVKRRWFALFSAIQLAFSTYLSYVGGHVHYGDWLKVRMYSRAMAVIGGFLVLASGAGEVYRQKPRTRSLQSTGQVFLGIYLICLVYSLQHSQEDRLAYLDHIPGGEVTVQLLVVVFGVLALSFLSGCYVQLASQILSVLLPLVILFIDGNVGYWHRSRRVEFWNQMKLIGQNVGIFGAVLILATDG; encoded by the exons ATGGCTGCTCCCAGCAGGAGGGAGGCTCTGCGGCTGCTGTCTCAGCTCGGAGCCTTCATTCTGACCCGGTTCGGCTTCTGGAACTGCTTCAGTATGCTGATGCTCTTCGCGGAACGGGCTGACGTGAAGAG gAAACCCGACATCCAGGTGCCGTACCTGAACGTGGACATGGGAGCGGCGGTGCTGTGTGCCAGCTTCATGTCGTTTGGGGTGAAGAGGAGGTGGTTCGCTCTGTTTTCGGCCATCCAGCTGGCGTTCAGCACATACCTGTCCTACGTCGGGGGACACGTCCATTATGGGGACTGGTTAAAG GTCCGGATGTACTCCAGAGCCATGGCCGTCATCGGAGGGTTCCTGGTGCTGGCCAGCGGGGCGGGCGAGGTGTACCGGCAGAAGCCTCGCACGCGCTCACTGCAGTCCACTGGACAGGTCTTCCTGGGAATCTACTTAATCTGTCTG GTGTACTCCCTCCAGCACAGCCAGGAGGACAGGCTGGCCTACCTGGACCACATCCCCGGCGGGGAGGTCACCGTCCAGCTGCTGGTGGTGGTCTTCGGCGTGCTGGCCCTGTCCTTCCTCTCCGGCTGCTACGTGCAGCTCGCCTCTCAGATCCTCTCCGTCCTCCTGCCGCTGGTGATCCTCTTCATAGACGGAAACGTGGGGTACTGGCACCGCTCCCGCCGCGTGGAGTTCTGGAACCAGATGAAACTGATCGGGCAGAACGTGGGCATCTTCGGGGCGGTGCTGATCCTAGCCACGGACGGCTGA